The following are from one region of the Corylus avellana chromosome ca1, CavTom2PMs-1.0 genome:
- the LOC132167757 gene encoding uncharacterized protein LOC132167757, translated as MDHMTPRERDIETDLESGETTSEDDSSKAPLLGAIKQARTFLGKIHSGFVDGSAKGEDGLSLSDNVPNSNGVSSEKVKMVNNKILEGEATVDYVEKIPVKEKRKKTSNKKAPKPPRPPRGPSLDAADQKLIKEISELAMLKRARIERMKALKKLKAAKSSPKGSSIFAMVMTILFFLVIIFQGMSSRKNTPVSFQGSPVSAGPTEGGLISLEYYPFPSASEPNEPASASASGSPNLVEQIAGSDESEKLTRVAG; from the exons ATGGATCATATGACCCCTAGAGAGAGGGATATTGAAACTGATCTTGAAAGCGGGGAAACAACTAGTGAAGATGATTCGAGCAAAGCCCCTCTTTTAGGTGCTATAAAGCAGGCCAGGACATTTCTTGGGAAGATTCATAGTGGGTTTGTTGATGGCTCAGCCAAGGGTGAAGATGGGTTAAGTTTATCTGACAATGTGCCAAACTCCAATGGGGTTTCTTCTGAGAAAGTGAAGATGGTGAACAACAAGATATTGGAGGGCGAAGCAACTGTAGATTATGTGGAGAAAATACCAGTGAAGGAGAAACGTAAAAAGACTAGCAATAAAAAGGCTCCAAAACCTCCCAGACCTCCGAGAGGTCCATCATTGGATGCAGCTGACCAGAAGCTAATTAAGGAGATATCTGAACTTGCCATGTTGAAGCGTGCAAGGATTGAGCGAATGAAAGCTCTGAAGAAGTTGAAAGCTGCTAAGTCATCTCCTAAAGGCAGCAGCATATTTGCGATGGTGATGACAATTCTCTTCTTTCTTGTGATAATCTTTCAAG GAATGTCATCTAGAAAAAATACACCGGTAAGCTTCCAGGGGTCCCCTGTGTCTGCAGGACCAACAGAGGGCGGTTTGATTTCCCTTGAGTACTACCCATTTCCATCTGCAAGTGAGCCAAACGAACctgcttctgcttctgcttctgGTTCTCCCAA TTTAGTAGAGCAGATTGCTGGTTCAGATGAATCGGAAAAGCTGACAAGAGTTGCAGGATGA